A genomic segment from Deltaproteobacteria bacterium encodes:
- a CDS encoding phenylacetate--CoA ligase family protein, with product MADGFKAGVFHDLELESPEDRRARKRKALNLAVERAVRHCPEFGDRLAKAGLKSDDVLDEEGFARIPALRKTDIIRLQAEKGVEYVLSQAPGEFSRIFQSPGPIYDFEGRERDHWGWAEAFFACGFRPGDLVQMTFGYHLTPAGLMLEEPLRIIGCGVIPAGPGNTNVQLELLKTLPVNGFVGMASYLKVIGEKAMQTGLDPVRDFKLRTAFVAAERLPDELRSSVEAMFGITVRQGYGTADVGCIAYECSELSGMHVSSHRLVEICDPQTALPVPDGQVGE from the coding sequence ATGGCAGACGGTTTCAAAGCAGGCGTCTTTCACGATTTGGAGCTGGAATCCCCCGAGGACCGCAGGGCCCGGAAGCGAAAGGCCCTGAACCTGGCTGTCGAGCGCGCGGTCAGGCATTGTCCCGAGTTTGGAGACAGGCTGGCCAAGGCCGGCCTCAAATCCGACGATGTCCTCGACGAGGAAGGATTCGCCCGCATTCCGGCCCTTCGTAAGACCGATATCATCCGTCTTCAGGCCGAAAAGGGCGTTGAATACGTCCTGAGTCAGGCGCCGGGCGAATTTAGCCGCATCTTTCAGTCGCCCGGACCCATCTATGATTTCGAGGGCCGGGAACGGGACCATTGGGGATGGGCCGAGGCCTTTTTCGCCTGCGGATTCCGGCCCGGCGACCTGGTCCAGATGACCTTCGGATATCATCTGACTCCGGCCGGTCTGATGCTGGAGGAGCCCTTGCGGATCATCGGCTGCGGGGTGATTCCGGCCGGGCCGGGGAATACCAACGTCCAGCTGGAACTCTTGAAGACGCTGCCCGTGAACGGCTTCGTGGGCATGGCCTCGTACCTGAAAGTCATTGGGGAGAAGGCCATGCAGACCGGCCTGGACCCGGTCAGGGACTTCAAGCTCCGCACGGCCTTTGTGGCTGCCGAGCGTCTTCCGGACGAACTTCGTTCATCCGTGGAAGCCATGTTCGGGATCACGGTCCGTCAGGGCTACGGTACGGCCGATGTGGGCTGTATCGCCTACGAGTGTTCGGAGCTATCGGGCATGCACGTCTCCTCTCACCGGCTGGTGGAGATTTGCGATCCCCAAACCGCGCTCCCCGTGCCGGACGGACAGGTCGGAGAGG